A window of the Bdellovibrio sp. ZAP7 genome harbors these coding sequences:
- a CDS encoding OsmC family protein translates to MERKASVQWKGNIQQGLGEISTESGVLNKTPYSFGRRFGTEKGTNPEELIAAAHSSCFAMAFSAALGQKGFTAETINVNAAVSIEKNGSDWVITHSNLVLRAKIPGIDQNQFKTIAEDAKNNCPVSRLLDTEISLDAALDGGEVRATH, encoded by the coding sequence ATGGAAAGAAAAGCATCGGTTCAATGGAAGGGCAATATTCAACAAGGTCTGGGAGAGATCTCCACTGAAAGTGGCGTTCTTAATAAAACACCTTATTCCTTCGGTCGTCGTTTCGGCACGGAAAAAGGGACAAATCCCGAGGAATTGATCGCCGCCGCCCATTCTTCCTGTTTTGCCATGGCGTTTAGTGCAGCATTGGGCCAAAAAGGTTTCACAGCTGAAACAATCAACGTAAACGCCGCTGTAAGTATCGAAAAAAATGGCAGTGACTGGGTTATCACTCACTCAAACCTGGTGTTGCGCGCAAAAATTCCGGGTATTGATCAAAACCAATTTAAAACCATTGCCGAAGATGCCAAAAACAACTGCCCGGTTTCCCGTTTACTTGATACAGAAATCTCTTTGGATGCAGCACTTGACGGAGGTGAAGTGCGCGCCACACACTAG
- a CDS encoding ATP-binding protein produces MEMDRESAAHAANTKFKSDSSMFNMIVDSVPNGLIVVDARGEILMSNAEMERMFGYEKGELVGQSLEILVPREVRTNHVGLRAGFFENPSKRQMGAGRDLRGIRKDGSEMPVEIGLNPLVTAQGNFVVASVVDITERKKMDLMLIKAYEEVQQKNLEMEQFVYTVSHDLKAPLVTSSSYISFLREDLQAGRYTDLMDSLERVEKANKKMHELIYDLLQLSRTSRMELRVTSVGLTQLISETKKDLRDQLAEKKTNILIPDNLPVVQGDAKRLTQVFENLIINALKYAAVFENNLIEIVQKETEKDWEIGVKDNGPGIPVQYHKKIFALFQRLDNQKEGTGVGLAIVSRIMALHGGRAWVESEPNHGATFWVCFPKQPNFPKENHDGIH; encoded by the coding sequence ATGGAAATGGATAGAGAGTCGGCCGCGCACGCCGCCAACACGAAGTTCAAATCGGATAGTTCGATGTTCAATATGATCGTCGACTCTGTTCCTAATGGACTGATCGTGGTGGATGCGCGTGGTGAGATTCTGATGTCCAATGCCGAAATGGAAAGAATGTTCGGCTATGAAAAAGGTGAACTGGTTGGGCAAAGCCTTGAAATCCTGGTTCCACGAGAAGTCAGAACCAATCATGTAGGACTGCGAGCAGGATTTTTTGAAAACCCATCGAAGCGACAAATGGGAGCGGGCAGAGACTTACGAGGTATCCGTAAAGACGGCAGTGAGATGCCAGTGGAAATTGGTTTGAATCCTTTGGTAACGGCGCAGGGGAATTTCGTAGTCGCTTCCGTCGTGGACATCACCGAACGTAAGAAAATGGATTTAATGTTGATTAAAGCCTACGAAGAAGTGCAGCAAAAGAATCTGGAAATGGAACAATTCGTTTACACCGTTTCCCATGATTTAAAAGCTCCTCTCGTCACCAGCAGCTCCTATATTTCTTTCTTAAGAGAAGATTTGCAGGCAGGACGCTATACCGACCTGATGGATTCCCTGGAGAGGGTTGAAAAAGCCAATAAGAAAATGCATGAATTGATTTACGATCTTTTGCAGTTGTCTCGCACCTCGCGCATGGAGCTCAGAGTAACTTCTGTTGGATTAACTCAATTGATCAGTGAAACAAAAAAAGATCTGCGCGATCAACTTGCAGAGAAAAAGACAAACATTTTGATTCCTGACAACTTGCCTGTGGTGCAAGGGGATGCCAAACGTCTGACTCAGGTGTTCGAGAATCTGATCATCAATGCTTTAAAGTATGCAGCTGTTTTCGAAAACAATTTAATCGAAATTGTGCAGAAAGAAACCGAAAAAGATTGGGAGATTGGGGTCAAAGACAATGGACCCGGAATTCCTGTGCAATATCATAAAAAGATTTTTGCCCTGTTTCAGCGCCTGGATAATCAAAAGGAAGGGACAGGTGTGGGATTAGCAATTGTTTCCCGAATCATGGCTTTGCATGGGGGACGAGCCTGGGTGGAGTCGGAACCTAATCATGGTGCGACTTTCTGGGTGTGCTTTCCTAAACAGCCTAATTTTCCAAAGGAGAACCATGATGGAATCCACTGA
- a CDS encoding adenylate kinase: MTGAPRKIAVIGNAGAGKTVLSRRLAKLYQLPITHVDSIQFVEGMKIRPHKESITLLSDIQNQETWIIDGYGPLDIIQRRFQLADKIVLIDFPLWRHYWWATKRQIQNLWSPRKELPPGCSELSWEHTKKLYKTIGNVHRLMRPELLRILNREQQGKVVVIRNLSQLKRISQFGFGEGGL; the protein is encoded by the coding sequence ATGACAGGAGCTCCAAGAAAAATTGCAGTGATCGGAAATGCGGGAGCAGGTAAAACCGTGTTGTCGCGTCGATTGGCAAAGCTTTATCAGCTTCCAATCACGCATGTGGATTCCATCCAGTTCGTGGAGGGAATGAAGATTCGCCCTCATAAGGAATCTATTACTCTTTTGTCCGATATCCAAAATCAAGAGACCTGGATCATCGACGGATATGGTCCTTTGGATATCATCCAAAGGCGTTTTCAGTTGGCGGATAAAATTGTTTTGATCGATTTTCCATTGTGGCGTCATTATTGGTGGGCAACAAAACGCCAAATTCAAAACCTCTGGTCTCCACGAAAAGAATTGCCCCCGGGATGTTCGGAGCTTTCCTGGGAGCACACCAAGAAACTTTATAAGACCATCGGCAACGTACACCGCTTAATGCGCCCTGAGCTTTTACGTATTTTGAATCGCGAACAGCAGGGAAAAGTTGTGGTAATTCGTAATCTTTCTCAACTAAAACGTATTTCCCAGTTTGGTTTTGGTGAGGGTGGCCTTTGA
- a CDS encoding PPK2 family polyphosphate kinase: MIKEKHFYPTSKNLAKVSTIEAKEVSKKALKSEFELISEKLGRLQELIFAESKHKVLIILQGLDTSGKDGTVKHVFAAINPQGLRVVSFKRPTDIEVRHDYLWRIHKQTPERGEMVIFNRSHYEDLIVPLVHKTLPLKQVKERISDVNAFEKMLVREGVTILKFFLHISRKEQASRLRERIDDPEKHWKFELSDLAERRHWHDYQKAYGEVIQETHHTDRPWFIVPGDDKNLRNLIISSILLERLEKLNPVLPAFDQKTLAKIKKELKHI; encoded by the coding sequence ATGATTAAAGAAAAGCATTTTTACCCGACATCAAAAAATCTTGCCAAGGTATCGACTATTGAAGCCAAGGAAGTTTCAAAAAAGGCTTTAAAGTCTGAATTTGAATTGATCAGCGAAAAGCTTGGCCGTTTACAAGAATTGATTTTTGCGGAATCAAAGCACAAAGTTTTGATCATTTTGCAGGGACTGGATACGTCGGGTAAAGATGGCACTGTTAAACATGTCTTTGCCGCGATCAATCCTCAAGGGTTAAGAGTTGTCTCGTTCAAAAGACCCACGGACATCGAAGTGCGCCACGACTATTTGTGGCGCATTCACAAGCAGACTCCGGAACGTGGGGAAATGGTAATTTTCAATCGGAGTCATTACGAAGACCTGATCGTACCTCTGGTTCATAAAACCCTCCCTCTTAAACAAGTTAAAGAACGCATTTCCGATGTGAATGCCTTTGAAAAAATGCTGGTTCGGGAGGGCGTCACTATTTTGAAATTCTTCCTGCACATCAGTCGCAAAGAACAAGCTTCGCGACTTCGCGAACGAATCGACGACCCCGAAAAGCATTGGAAGTTTGAACTGAGTGATTTAGCGGAACGACGCCATTGGCACGATTATCAAAAAGCCTATGGAGAAGTGATTCAGGAAACCCACCACACAGACCGACCGTGGTTTATCGTTCCTGGCGATGATAAGAATTTACGCAATCTCATTATCTCCTCGATTTTACTCGAAAGGCTGGAAAAACTAAATCCGGTCTTACCAGCCTTTGACCAAAAAACTCTGGCAAAAATTAAAAAAGAACTAAAACATATTTAA
- a CDS encoding GAF domain-containing protein, translating to MEEIQNKISYRDKTQFYRELNSEAFALSEKEWFVNLANFSALLNQHLPEINWVGFYLNHNGELLLSSFQGLPACTRIKMGKGVCGTAAQTLQSQLVPDVHQFPGHIACDARSRSEVVIPLVLGDRLLGVLDIDSPHLNRFDLEDVKGLEEFARILLEKTVWPSSFA from the coding sequence ATGGAAGAAATACAGAACAAGATTTCATATAGAGATAAGACCCAATTTTACCGCGAGCTGAATTCAGAGGCTTTTGCCTTGTCCGAAAAAGAATGGTTCGTGAACCTTGCAAACTTTTCTGCGCTTTTGAATCAGCATTTGCCGGAAATTAATTGGGTTGGTTTTTACCTGAATCATAATGGGGAGCTTTTGCTTTCTTCATTTCAAGGTCTGCCGGCTTGTACTCGTATTAAGATGGGGAAGGGTGTTTGTGGGACTGCTGCGCAGACTTTACAAAGTCAGCTAGTGCCGGATGTTCATCAGTTTCCTGGGCATATAGCATGTGATGCTCGATCGCGTAGCGAGGTTGTGATTCCCTTGGTATTGGGGGATCGTCTGTTGGGTGTGCTTGATATTGATTCGCCTCATTTGAATCGTTTTGATTTGGAAGATGTGAAAGGGCTCGAGGAGTTTGCTCGCATCTTGCTTGAGAAGACGGTGTGGCCGAGTTCCTTTGCTTAA
- a CDS encoding FAD-dependent oxidoreductase: MGTSAQVSGPDFTKGVSAEVLKDGETLLGHVGDKAVLLVKVEGEVYAVGANCTHYGGPLNQGLLSGHHIHCPWHHSSFNVKTGEAEKAPALVPLSCWSTEVRDDKVFVTGKKTIPQPVLRGTESQHIVIIGAGAAGTACAVMLRRQGFAGTIQMVSHDDSLPYDRPNLSKDYLAGNAPEEWLPIMKSSFFDKNKILLNLNVSAVEINVDQKAVQLSDGRMLYFDKLLLATGGEPIAPPIVGIESKNVFMLRTLKDCRRIIEKCRESKSVAVVGAGFIGLEVAASLKQRGIDVHVIAPEEMPLMKTLGIHVGSYLKKAHESHGVHFHLGRTVKEVKEDSVILDDGSTIACDFVVVGVGIKPNLSLARQAGCEIDQGVLVNDYLETSIPGIYAAGDIARWPDPRSLRPIRVEHWEVAERHGQVVAANMLGARSKYLDVPFFWTQQYDKIVCYIGFSDRFDRMELLGDPGKDDFAVIYYEDDRVAAFMTVGRDLENLKVEQALQRIDYRKVEELITEYEHHLKKPQKPLPNYFEPSP; this comes from the coding sequence ATGGGAACAAGTGCGCAGGTTTCCGGCCCTGATTTTACGAAAGGCGTTTCAGCTGAAGTTCTGAAAGATGGTGAAACTCTTTTGGGACACGTCGGTGATAAAGCGGTGCTTTTGGTGAAGGTAGAGGGCGAGGTCTACGCCGTCGGTGCCAACTGCACCCATTACGGGGGGCCGTTGAATCAGGGACTTCTTTCCGGCCACCATATTCACTGCCCTTGGCATCATTCCAGCTTCAATGTGAAAACAGGGGAGGCGGAAAAAGCACCGGCCCTTGTACCGCTTTCATGTTGGAGCACGGAAGTTCGTGACGACAAGGTTTTTGTGACTGGCAAAAAAACCATTCCTCAGCCGGTATTGCGGGGAACTGAAAGTCAGCACATCGTGATCATCGGTGCCGGTGCTGCGGGCACGGCCTGCGCGGTCATGCTTCGTCGTCAGGGGTTTGCCGGCACCATTCAAATGGTCAGTCATGATGATTCACTTCCTTACGATCGTCCCAATTTATCCAAAGACTATTTGGCCGGCAATGCCCCCGAAGAATGGTTGCCGATCATGAAGAGTTCGTTTTTCGATAAAAATAAAATTCTGCTCAACCTCAATGTGTCAGCTGTTGAGATTAATGTGGATCAAAAGGCGGTACAGCTGTCTGATGGCCGCATGCTTTATTTTGATAAACTTTTGTTGGCAACTGGTGGGGAGCCTATCGCTCCACCGATTGTGGGGATAGAAAGTAAGAATGTGTTCATGCTTCGAACTTTAAAAGACTGCCGTCGCATCATTGAGAAATGTCGTGAATCGAAATCCGTGGCGGTGGTGGGAGCAGGGTTCATTGGTTTGGAAGTTGCCGCCTCATTAAAGCAGCGGGGAATTGATGTTCATGTTATTGCTCCTGAAGAAATGCCTTTGATGAAGACTTTGGGAATTCACGTCGGAAGCTATCTGAAAAAAGCCCATGAATCCCATGGCGTTCATTTTCATTTGGGAAGAACAGTTAAGGAAGTCAAAGAGGACTCCGTGATTTTGGATGATGGTTCGACTATAGCCTGTGATTTTGTCGTCGTGGGAGTGGGGATTAAACCCAACCTTTCCCTGGCAAGACAGGCGGGATGTGAAATTGATCAAGGTGTTTTAGTGAATGATTATTTGGAAACCAGCATTCCCGGAATTTATGCCGCGGGAGATATCGCGCGATGGCCTGACCCTCGCAGTCTGAGACCCATCCGTGTGGAGCATTGGGAGGTCGCTGAACGTCACGGTCAAGTTGTTGCCGCCAATATGTTGGGAGCTCGAAGTAAATATCTTGATGTTCCTTTTTTCTGGACACAGCAGTACGACAAAATCGTTTGCTATATTGGTTTTTCCGATCGTTTTGATCGCATGGAACTTTTAGGAGATCCCGGTAAAGACGATTTCGCCGTTATTTACTATGAGGACGATCGGGTCGCAGCCTTTATGACAGTGGGAAGGGATTTGGAAAACCTCAAAGTCGAGCAAGCTTTGCAGCGGATTGATTATCGCAAGGTGGAAGAGCTTATCACCGAGTACGAACATCACTTAAAAAAACCGCAAAAACCTTTGCCCAACTATTTCGAGCCAAGTCCTTAA
- a CDS encoding sensor histidine kinase KdpD — translation MSPNLYIVVLVFSGTMLVNVLTSAALWYIHGNRIFGYITLSWVITSINFFLQSQFVGYDYKMLLAFSFYLLASWVYYEITSALLVKPDRRSWVYTIPVTLVILGLVTLRLTQSFRFASIFSAIAIAMPLLCAALKARNARESRGDTKGFKILALLLVLLAIHYLDYPFLRQSETGAVFGFTFAFLLTFAFSIFFPSFLLWQLAAEYSGRLQGEVTKQTKELVDLDNRNKALISILVHDLATPVTTAMMSLNKIQDGDAPVMQRLSKSLRYIMTTIEKVRELQAVTSGKKNLDLKVSDPAIAVHNAVQYYAEQLAAQNLTVRFIDERKNPQSSVLIDSQLLQAQIIGNLISNAIKFSPRGEEIVVRFSDDLRFVYIEVIDFGIGIPANIAPKIFSFSGATTRMGLHNEKGTGFGLPLVKAYVDMMNGRIEFKTSYKDPSFSRTVGVCMRVRFPLVVQKPLLSERREMEL, via the coding sequence ATGAGCCCAAACTTATACATCGTTGTCCTGGTTTTTTCTGGCACCATGCTGGTCAATGTCCTTACCTCTGCCGCTCTCTGGTACATCCACGGGAATCGTATCTTTGGCTATATCACTTTAAGCTGGGTGATCACTTCGATTAACTTTTTCCTGCAAAGCCAGTTCGTGGGTTATGACTATAAAATGCTGTTAGCCTTTAGCTTTTATTTGTTGGCTAGTTGGGTCTATTACGAGATCACATCGGCTCTTTTAGTTAAACCCGATCGGCGCTCCTGGGTCTATACGATACCGGTGACGCTGGTTATTCTTGGGCTTGTCACATTGCGCCTCACTCAATCCTTCCGCTTTGCTTCGATATTTTCGGCTATTGCGATTGCAATGCCGCTTCTTTGTGCCGCTCTTAAAGCTCGCAATGCCCGGGAGTCGCGCGGGGACACGAAGGGTTTCAAAATTCTCGCTCTGCTTTTGGTCTTGTTGGCCATTCACTATCTGGATTATCCGTTCCTGCGACAAAGTGAAACTGGTGCCGTCTTTGGATTTACGTTTGCCTTTCTGTTAACTTTTGCGTTTTCCATTTTCTTTCCCAGTTTCCTTTTATGGCAGTTGGCGGCGGAGTACAGTGGGCGTTTACAAGGGGAAGTGACCAAACAAACCAAAGAGTTGGTTGATTTAGACAATCGCAACAAGGCATTGATTTCCATTTTAGTTCATGATCTTGCGACTCCTGTGACCACGGCAATGATGTCGCTAAATAAAATCCAAGACGGGGACGCCCCCGTGATGCAAAGACTCAGTAAATCCTTGCGCTATATCATGACGACAATTGAAAAGGTTCGTGAACTTCAAGCGGTCACTTCGGGCAAAAAGAATTTGGATCTGAAAGTGTCAGATCCTGCGATTGCCGTCCACAATGCAGTTCAATACTATGCCGAACAATTGGCCGCGCAAAATTTGACGGTGCGATTTATTGATGAGCGCAAAAATCCGCAATCTTCAGTGTTGATTGATTCGCAGTTATTGCAGGCTCAGATTATTGGTAACCTGATCAGCAATGCAATTAAGTTTTCTCCGCGCGGGGAGGAAATTGTCGTCAGATTCAGTGACGATCTCCGCTTTGTATATATCGAAGTCATAGATTTCGGTATTGGAATACCGGCAAACATAGCCCCTAAAATTTTCTCTTTCAGTGGGGCGACGACCCGTATGGGGCTTCATAACGAAAAAGGAACGGGTTTTGGCCTTCCTTTAGTGAAGGCCTATGTGGATATGATGAATGGACGTATAGAATTTAAAACGAGTTACAAGGATCCATCGTTTTCACGCACTGTGGGAGTTTGTATGCGTGTTAGATTTCCTTTGGTCGTGCAGAAACCGCTTCTCTCTGAACGACGGGAGATGGAGTTGTAA
- a CDS encoding GGDEF domain-containing protein: MKQWMKKLVDQLDMDWGSEGHAKTKSDHKPTLSEDRATLLYILDVYNKNLFEVQNHSIRKVRAKLDTVAKELMTLEGEELESALFRFRQFISSYRIDETTYVQNTFDDFKRIIWDFADNLGEEVAAEATSEGQVNNSLAQLREAVESNSIEDLRAKSREFIDFYLKHQTSSNERRSKRMETVKKSLSTVKKQLMEANRTMRSDHLTGAHNRKSFDEQVKRYIQINQLDHDPVTMLLFDIDFFKKINDAYGHDIGDFVLQQCVRLLQESFAREEDFVARLGGEEFAVILPGCDTKQAIKMVDDCMAKIRKEVFVHGNLEIRFTASLGIAQLEAGETPDGWYKRVDEALYTSKQTGRNKYTVANPSGIKRVA; encoded by the coding sequence TTGAAACAGTGGATGAAAAAGCTGGTTGATCAGTTGGACATGGACTGGGGATCTGAGGGTCACGCAAAAACCAAAAGTGACCATAAGCCTACGTTATCCGAAGATCGCGCAACGTTGTTGTACATCTTGGATGTCTATAACAAGAACTTATTCGAAGTCCAAAATCACTCAATTCGCAAAGTGCGCGCGAAGCTGGATACCGTTGCCAAAGAGCTCATGACATTGGAAGGTGAAGAACTGGAAAGCGCACTTTTCCGTTTCCGTCAGTTTATCTCAAGCTATCGTATCGATGAAACCACGTACGTGCAAAACACCTTTGATGATTTCAAGCGCATTATCTGGGACTTCGCAGACAATCTAGGTGAAGAGGTCGCTGCCGAAGCCACATCTGAAGGCCAGGTGAACAATAGCCTGGCTCAACTGCGTGAGGCCGTGGAATCAAATTCTATTGAAGACTTGCGCGCAAAATCCCGCGAATTTATCGATTTCTATTTAAAGCATCAAACGTCTTCGAATGAACGCCGTTCAAAACGTATGGAAACGGTCAAAAAAAGTCTTTCCACAGTAAAAAAGCAATTGATGGAAGCAAATCGCACCATGCGTTCCGACCATTTAACGGGCGCCCACAATCGTAAAAGTTTCGACGAGCAAGTAAAACGCTATATCCAGATCAATCAGCTCGATCACGATCCGGTCACCATGCTGTTATTCGATATCGACTTCTTTAAAAAGATCAACGATGCCTATGGCCATGATATCGGCGACTTCGTTCTTCAACAATGCGTGCGCCTGCTTCAAGAAAGCTTCGCCCGCGAAGAAGACTTCGTAGCCCGCCTTGGCGGTGAAGAATTCGCTGTGATCCTTCCTGGCTGCGACACCAAACAAGCGATCAAAATGGTCGACGATTGCATGGCAAAAATCCGCAAGGAAGTTTTCGTCCACGGCAACCTGGAAATCCGCTTTACCGCAAGTTTAGGAATCGCCCAACTTGAAGCCGGAGAAACTCCCGACGGCTGGTACAAAAGAGTCGATGAAGCTCTTTACACATCCAAACAAACGGGCCGCAACAAATACACTGTCGCGAACCCTTCAGGAATCAAAAGAGTCGCATAA
- a CDS encoding response regulator, with product MPQKMNLLVVEDDRDLGEMIVDSLKDLFQRVEFTTNFEKALEILIALQPDVIVTDQNIEGGFGIALVAHAKEKNMNTVAIVQTGNPSLELQTEAARLGGVEIIEKPFDAQLLHLRVSQLIMVEGMRREMEHSSNNMIRGF from the coding sequence ATGCCGCAGAAAATGAATCTCCTGGTGGTCGAGGATGATCGGGATCTGGGAGAGATGATCGTCGATTCTTTGAAGGACCTTTTTCAAAGGGTTGAATTCACAACGAACTTTGAAAAGGCTCTGGAAATCCTTATAGCCTTACAGCCTGACGTCATTGTTACAGATCAAAATATCGAAGGCGGCTTTGGTATTGCCCTGGTTGCACATGCGAAAGAAAAAAATATGAATACTGTTGCCATTGTACAAACTGGCAACCCGTCTTTGGAATTGCAAACGGAGGCGGCGCGATTAGGTGGCGTTGAAATTATTGAAAAGCCTTTTGATGCGCAACTTCTGCATCTGCGCGTTTCGCAATTGATTATGGTCGAAGGCATGCGTCGGGAGATGGAACACTCCTCTAACAATATGATACGCGGGTTTTAA